From a single Couchioplanes caeruleus genomic region:
- a CDS encoding inositol-3-phosphate synthase, protein MRTGIWLMGARGSVAVTALTGATALRARLVEPTGCVTELPELRSPALPAWSELVFGGHDVATLPVLKKAEALAAAGVLPGRLVTVLADELVRAEHELRPLPAAATQAETAERIRADLRDFRDRHHLDRVVVVNVATTEPVTAPHPAHESLAALEEALRHEGTVLPASALAAYAAFRSGCSFVDFTPSTGARLAALAELAAREGLPYAGNDGKTGETLVKSVLAPMFALRHLRVTSWSGLNLLGGGDGANLADPGANAAKVASKQRVLGDALGYVPEGTSRIDYVAEIGDFKTAWDLITFSGFLGTGMRMEFTWHGCDSALAAPLVLDLARLTAAAHHAGHAGPLPQLAFFFKDPLGDGPSALAEQWAALAGLVAGLAR, encoded by the coding sequence ATGCGTACCGGAATATGGTTGATGGGCGCACGCGGCTCCGTGGCCGTGACCGCTCTGACCGGCGCGACCGCCCTCAGGGCGCGGCTCGTCGAGCCCACCGGCTGCGTCACCGAACTCCCCGAGCTGCGCAGCCCGGCGCTGCCCGCCTGGTCCGAACTCGTGTTCGGCGGGCACGACGTGGCCACCCTGCCGGTGCTGAAGAAGGCCGAGGCGCTCGCCGCGGCCGGGGTGCTGCCCGGCCGGCTCGTGACGGTGCTCGCCGACGAACTGGTCCGCGCCGAGCACGAGCTGCGGCCCCTGCCCGCGGCCGCCACCCAGGCGGAGACCGCCGAGCGCATCCGCGCCGACCTGCGGGACTTCCGCGACCGGCACCACCTGGACCGGGTGGTGGTCGTCAACGTCGCCACCACCGAGCCGGTGACGGCGCCGCACCCGGCCCACGAGTCGCTCGCCGCGCTCGAGGAAGCGCTGCGGCACGAGGGGACCGTCCTGCCGGCCAGCGCGCTCGCCGCGTACGCCGCGTTCCGCTCCGGATGCTCCTTCGTGGACTTCACCCCCTCGACCGGCGCCCGTCTGGCCGCCCTCGCCGAACTGGCCGCCCGCGAGGGGCTGCCGTACGCCGGCAACGACGGCAAGACCGGCGAGACGCTGGTGAAGTCCGTGCTGGCACCGATGTTCGCGCTGCGCCACCTGCGGGTCACCAGCTGGTCCGGGCTGAACCTGCTCGGCGGCGGCGACGGCGCGAACCTCGCCGACCCGGGCGCGAACGCCGCCAAGGTCGCCAGCAAGCAGCGGGTGCTGGGCGACGCGCTGGGCTACGTGCCGGAGGGCACCAGCCGCATCGACTACGTCGCGGAGATCGGCGACTTCAAGACCGCCTGGGACCTGATCACGTTCTCCGGCTTCCTCGGCACCGGCATGCGCATGGAGTTCACCTGGCACGGCTGTGACTCGGCGCTGGCCGCGCCGCTCGTGCTGGACCTCGCCCGGCTCACCGCCGCCGCGCACCACGCCGGGCACGCCGGCCCGCTGCCGCAGCTCGCGTTCTTCTTCAAGGATCCGCTCGGCGACGGCCCGTCCGCGCTCGCCGAGCAGTGGGCCGCCCTCGCCGGCCTCGTCGCCGGACTGGCCCGATGA
- a CDS encoding serine/threonine-protein kinase, with product MDVRYQLLDRIGVGGMSVVWRAHDEVLGRDVAIKVLSAAAAPDPAQLGRIRLEARAAAGLRHPNIVGVYDYGELSGEPYVVMELVEGETLSSVLARQTLPWRTAVLICAQVAAALAAAHARGVVHRDVKPGNVMVTSDGVKLLDFGISAAAGAMDEMDGEVLGTPAYLAPERLDGGPVRPASDVYGLGLLLHRALAGRMPWEAATVTEMVRAHVYTEPGPLPRIPGLPPEVADLSRRCLAKRPQDRPDAAEAARVLGAAAGPAPLTLVPGRDGGEDVATVAVRPPLTRRRRAALLAAAVVVPAVAAASAMWPSGSPAPVRAEAAAPATSAAVPVAPRCAVRSACASKAAPSPVPEPARRDVRPAERIIRTAVVVKPAKPPQAHEPAKKPKKPKGPRKPKKPGGKKKG from the coding sequence GTGGATGTTCGTTACCAGTTGCTCGACCGGATCGGCGTGGGCGGCATGTCGGTCGTCTGGCGTGCTCACGACGAGGTGCTCGGCCGTGACGTGGCCATCAAGGTGCTGTCGGCGGCCGCCGCGCCGGACCCCGCCCAGCTCGGCCGGATCCGCCTGGAGGCGCGCGCCGCGGCCGGGCTGCGGCACCCCAACATCGTCGGCGTGTACGACTACGGAGAGTTGTCGGGGGAGCCGTACGTCGTGATGGAACTGGTCGAGGGCGAGACCCTGTCGTCCGTGCTGGCGCGCCAGACCCTGCCGTGGCGGACGGCGGTGCTGATCTGCGCCCAGGTCGCCGCCGCGCTCGCCGCCGCCCACGCGCGCGGGGTGGTGCACCGCGACGTCAAGCCCGGCAACGTGATGGTGACCTCCGACGGGGTGAAGCTGCTGGACTTCGGCATCTCGGCCGCCGCGGGCGCAATGGACGAGATGGACGGTGAGGTGCTGGGCACGCCCGCGTACCTGGCCCCGGAACGGCTCGACGGCGGCCCGGTGCGGCCCGCGAGCGACGTGTACGGCCTCGGCCTGCTGCTGCACCGGGCTCTCGCCGGGCGGATGCCGTGGGAGGCGGCCACGGTCACGGAGATGGTGCGCGCCCACGTGTACACCGAGCCGGGCCCGCTGCCGCGGATTCCCGGGCTGCCGCCGGAGGTCGCCGACCTGAGCCGGCGCTGCCTGGCCAAGCGGCCGCAGGACCGCCCGGACGCCGCGGAGGCGGCACGTGTGCTCGGGGCGGCCGCCGGGCCGGCGCCGCTGACCCTGGTGCCCGGCCGGGACGGCGGGGAGGACGTGGCCACGGTCGCGGTGCGCCCGCCGCTGACGCGTCGCCGCCGGGCCGCTCTGCTGGCCGCGGCCGTCGTGGTGCCCGCGGTGGCCGCCGCCTCGGCGATGTGGCCCTCGGGGAGCCCCGCTCCGGTACGCGCGGAGGCGGCAGCGCCCGCCACGTCCGCCGCGGTCCCCGTCGCGCCGAGGTGCGCCGTGCGCAGCGCCTGCGCGTCCAAGGCAGCCCCCTCGCCGGTGCCCGAGCCGGCCCGGCGCGATGTCCGTCCGGCCGAGCGGATCATCCGGACCGCCGTGGTGGTGAAGCCGGCGAAGCCCCCGCAGGCCCACGAACCGGCCAAGAAGCCGAAGAAGCCGAAGGGGCCCAGGAAGCCGAAGAAGCCGGGCGGCAAGAAGAAGGGCTGA
- a CDS encoding alpha/beta hydrolase has translation MSLTLKVLWDTSPEAIATRAAAWTDMAKDIDDAAEEVIRGSRDVEDVWPSGAAAEAAWKRAAELRAEVSNAYNPCRRIGQALREHADTVRSLQEQLREITTSASQAGFDVDIAAGTVTAPQRMYDETTAPHTVAQQVSAYVGQLQGVLDRAAESDDRCTGVIGVNLPDPRSGFGSLSLRPVSKQDLESQKGRPPKDVRAWWDSLTPEQQEQAIQDHPELVGWLDGVPASDRDVANRITLDRNLADLNSQHTSVTSREDYLKAMAQQGRLGEVYPESMNPVGSYLTEMDQLEKQREDLDNRLKGPTAIHNRLGDTGKPPALLMGFDPAGDGKAIVSIGDPDTADNVVTYVPGTTADLPGFQTDLNRADVMRADADVYGTGGSTASIVWLGYDAPDEIPNAVSKDYAQDGAPALRSFQDGLRATHDGDPSHNTVIGHSYGSTTVGYAAKDGHLAADDLIFVGSPGVGVDSATELHFDGGAQDVYASTAKNDVIAGAGLDDNMVHGENPDNPGFGGRQFTSADGSFWHPIDTHSQYWDQGNPSRKNIALVVTGQGDKVS, from the coding sequence ATGAGCCTCACCCTCAAGGTCCTCTGGGACACCAGCCCCGAGGCGATCGCCACGAGGGCCGCGGCGTGGACCGACATGGCGAAGGACATCGACGACGCCGCCGAGGAGGTCATCCGCGGCAGCCGCGACGTCGAGGACGTGTGGCCGTCCGGGGCCGCCGCCGAGGCCGCCTGGAAACGCGCCGCCGAGCTGCGGGCCGAGGTGAGCAACGCGTACAACCCGTGCCGGCGGATCGGGCAGGCGCTGCGCGAGCACGCCGACACCGTCCGGTCCCTGCAGGAGCAGCTGCGCGAGATCACCACCTCGGCGTCGCAGGCCGGCTTCGACGTGGACATCGCCGCCGGCACGGTGACCGCCCCGCAGCGCATGTACGACGAGACCACCGCCCCGCACACCGTCGCGCAGCAGGTCAGCGCGTACGTCGGGCAGCTGCAGGGGGTGCTCGACCGGGCCGCGGAGTCCGACGACCGCTGCACGGGCGTCATCGGCGTGAACCTGCCCGACCCGCGCAGCGGCTTCGGCTCGCTGAGCCTGCGCCCGGTGAGCAAGCAGGACCTCGAGTCGCAGAAGGGCCGCCCGCCCAAGGACGTGCGCGCCTGGTGGGACTCGCTCACCCCGGAGCAGCAGGAACAGGCCATCCAGGACCATCCCGAGCTGGTCGGGTGGCTCGACGGCGTGCCGGCCTCCGACCGTGACGTGGCCAACCGCATCACGCTGGACCGCAACCTCGCCGACCTGAACTCGCAGCACACCTCGGTGACCTCGCGCGAGGACTATCTGAAGGCGATGGCCCAGCAGGGCCGGCTCGGCGAGGTGTACCCGGAGTCCATGAACCCGGTCGGCAGCTACCTGACCGAGATGGACCAGCTCGAGAAGCAGCGCGAGGACCTCGACAACCGGCTCAAGGGCCCGACCGCGATCCACAACCGGCTCGGCGACACCGGCAAGCCACCCGCGCTGCTGATGGGCTTCGACCCGGCCGGCGACGGCAAGGCGATCGTGTCCATCGGCGACCCCGACACCGCCGACAACGTGGTGACGTACGTGCCCGGCACCACCGCCGACCTGCCCGGCTTCCAGACCGACCTGAACCGGGCCGACGTCATGCGCGCCGACGCGGACGTCTACGGCACCGGCGGGAGCACCGCGTCCATCGTCTGGCTGGGCTACGACGCGCCGGACGAGATCCCGAACGCGGTGTCCAAGGACTACGCCCAGGACGGCGCCCCGGCCCTGCGTTCGTTCCAGGACGGACTGCGCGCCACCCACGACGGCGACCCGTCGCACAACACCGTCATCGGGCACAGCTACGGCAGCACGACGGTCGGGTACGCGGCCAAGGACGGCCACCTCGCCGCCGACGACCTCATCTTCGTCGGCAGCCCCGGCGTCGGCGTGGACTCCGCCACCGAGCTGCACTTCGACGGCGGGGCCCAGGACGTCTACGCCAGCACCGCCAAGAACGACGTCATCGCGGGGGCCGGGCTCGACGACAACATGGTGCATGGGGAGAACCCCGACAACCCCGGCTTCGGCGGCCGGCAGTTCACCAGCGCCGACGGGTCCTTCTGGCATCCCATCGACACCCACTCGCAATACTGGGACCAGGGAAACCCGTCCCGGAAGAACATCGCACTGGTCGTCACCGGCCAGGGAGACAAGGTCAGCTGA
- a CDS encoding PP2C family protein-serine/threonine phosphatase, translated as MAHEDASWHGLVREILDRSHLWRPEDLAGVVDGAAGRLGLRTTIYVIDHEQRFLRPLGVPGRDLPEPLAVDGTEGGAAFIGVESVPAGDRLWSPMVNGTDRLGVVEYRLPAGAAEPDRHLVRECELVAGLVGHLITTTQPRGDLLRLAQRSRPMTPGAELLWELLPPLTVSVGDFAVAAVLEPAYDVGGDAFDYVADDRRPQFVVLDAAGRRLRAGLAAAVVLSSIRAARRAGGDLLEQARAADAELLQQFPDARFATAVLAELDLDKGVLRYVNAGHPPPLVMRDGKVVETLTEGRRMPLGIPDPQAAYGEVTLHPGDRLVLYTDGVTEARDAAGEQFGVRRLADLVEHHCADDAPLSESLRRLSHAVLDHQDGPPADDLTLVLVEWSAGAALRTVPPTSRESATAG; from the coding sequence ATGGCACACGAGGACGCCTCATGGCACGGTCTCGTCAGGGAGATCCTGGACCGCTCGCACCTGTGGCGGCCGGAGGACCTTGCCGGCGTCGTCGACGGCGCGGCCGGCCGCCTCGGCCTGCGGACCACGATCTACGTGATCGACCACGAGCAGCGCTTCCTGCGCCCGCTCGGCGTACCCGGCCGTGATCTGCCGGAGCCGCTGGCGGTCGACGGCACCGAGGGCGGAGCGGCGTTCATCGGCGTGGAGTCCGTCCCGGCGGGCGACCGGTTGTGGTCGCCGATGGTGAACGGCACGGACCGCCTCGGCGTCGTCGAATACCGGCTGCCGGCCGGCGCGGCGGAACCCGACCGGCATCTGGTGCGGGAGTGCGAGCTCGTGGCCGGGCTCGTCGGGCATCTGATCACCACGACGCAGCCCCGCGGCGACCTGCTGCGCCTGGCCCAGCGCTCGCGGCCGATGACGCCGGGCGCCGAGCTGCTCTGGGAGCTGCTGCCCCCGCTGACGGTCAGCGTCGGCGACTTCGCCGTGGCGGCCGTCCTCGAACCGGCGTACGACGTGGGCGGGGACGCGTTCGACTACGTGGCCGACGACCGGCGCCCGCAGTTCGTCGTGCTGGACGCCGCCGGCCGCCGGTTGCGGGCCGGCCTGGCCGCGGCGGTGGTGCTGTCCAGCATCCGGGCCGCCCGCCGCGCCGGTGGCGACCTGCTCGAGCAGGCCCGCGCCGCCGACGCCGAGCTGCTGCAGCAGTTCCCCGACGCACGTTTCGCCACGGCCGTGCTGGCCGAACTCGACCTCGACAAGGGCGTGCTGCGCTACGTCAACGCCGGTCATCCGCCGCCGCTGGTGATGCGCGACGGCAAGGTCGTCGAGACGCTCACTGAGGGCCGCCGCATGCCGCTGGGCATCCCCGACCCGCAGGCCGCGTACGGCGAGGTGACGCTGCACCCCGGCGACCGGCTGGTGCTCTACACCGACGGCGTCACCGAGGCCCGCGACGCCGCGGGCGAGCAGTTCGGCGTCCGGCGCCTCGCCGACCTGGTCGAACACCACTGTGCGGACGACGCGCCGCTGTCGGAAAGCCTGCGCCGGCTGTCCCACGCCGTCCTCGATCACCAGGACGGGCCCCCGGCGGACGACCTGACGCTGGTGCTGGTGGAGTGGTCGGCGGGCGCGGCGCTGCGGACCGTGCCGCCGACCTCACGAGAGAGCGCAACGGCCGGATGA